Proteins encoded by one window of Polaribacter haliotis:
- a CDS encoding PSD1 and planctomycete cytochrome C domain-containing protein, whose translation MYFIIPFILVLLIKYKLSKNDGEYLSINSQANNTTHASNSVNKDLKLPETIDYIFHVKPILSDRCYLCHGPDEGTREAGLRLDTKEGAYAAIGANLDKHAIVPGNTEASRLVFKINTKDPQQIMPPIRSNLTLTDYEKAVLSKWIEQGAVWKDHWAFTPPVKAEIPKVANSDWANNKIDFFILKKIEEKGLQPSEKATKEKLIRKVYFDLTGLPPSMKDLDNFINDTAENAFEKVVDKLLASKAYGERMTSSWLDVARYADTHGYQDDLERVMWPWRDWVINAYNKNLPYDKFIKWQIAGDLLPNATMEQIVATGFNRNHKITQEGGVIDEEYRVEYVMDRTNTTSTALMGLTMECARCHDHKYDPISQKEFYGFYSFFNKVNEKGRIEYDEIPEPNIKITNKEIEETLAFINKPDSIPELNLMVMKDDAPKRKTFILKRGEYDAPTVEVNAGTPEAVLPFTDAFPKNRLGLTEWLFNDNNPLTARVAINRIWQQIFGTGIVSTVDDFGNQGALPTHPELLDWLAVTFREEGWDTKKMIKMIVMSSTYQQSSKVTPELLELDPNNLLLARSSRSKLTAEMIRDNALTVSGLLVEKIGGPSVKPYQPKGLWAETTSGQGLTKYIMDSGEGQYRRSLYTFWKRTVPPPSMITFDAASRDLCSVKRQKTSTPLQALVMLNDPQLMEASKHLSEKILKNKDWNDTDKIKYIFRTITSRTPKEDEVDSLLEYLESSKEAFETTNKATNAEVDSTNKEHYAFTILTSLLFNLDEAIVKG comes from the coding sequence ATGTACTTTATAATACCGTTTATTTTGGTATTATTAATTAAGTACAAGCTAAGTAAAAATGATGGCGAATATTTATCTATAAATAGTCAAGCTAATAATACAACTCATGCCTCAAATTCAGTGAATAAAGACCTTAAGCTTCCGGAAACAATCGATTATATTTTTCATGTAAAACCCATTCTTTCAGATCGTTGTTATTTGTGTCATGGGCCAGATGAAGGAACTCGTGAAGCGGGTTTAAGATTAGATACAAAAGAAGGAGCTTATGCTGCAATTGGAGCAAATCTAGATAAGCATGCAATTGTTCCTGGAAATACAGAAGCAAGTAGATTGGTATTCAAAATTAATACTAAAGACCCGCAACAAATAATGCCTCCAATTCGCTCTAATCTTACCTTAACAGATTACGAAAAAGCAGTACTTTCTAAATGGATTGAACAAGGTGCTGTTTGGAAAGATCACTGGGCATTCACGCCACCTGTAAAAGCAGAAATTCCAAAAGTAGCGAATTCAGATTGGGCAAATAATAAGATAGATTTCTTCATTCTTAAAAAAATAGAAGAAAAAGGATTACAACCTTCAGAAAAAGCAACTAAAGAAAAACTCATCAGAAAAGTATATTTCGATCTTACAGGATTACCTCCAAGTATGAAAGATTTAGATAATTTTATAAATGATACTGCTGAAAATGCATTCGAAAAAGTAGTTGACAAATTATTAGCCTCAAAAGCATATGGAGAACGCATGACTTCCAGTTGGTTGGATGTTGCCAGATATGCAGATACACATGGATATCAAGACGATTTAGAACGTGTAATGTGGCCTTGGAGAGATTGGGTAATCAATGCATACAATAAAAATTTGCCCTATGATAAATTTATAAAATGGCAAATTGCAGGCGATTTATTACCAAACGCAACAATGGAGCAAATTGTAGCGACTGGTTTTAATAGAAATCACAAAATTACGCAAGAAGGTGGTGTAATTGACGAAGAATATAGAGTAGAATATGTAATGGACAGAACCAACACAACTTCTACAGCTTTGATGGGTTTAACGATGGAATGTGCAAGATGTCACGATCATAAATACGATCCTATTTCTCAAAAAGAATTTTATGGATTTTATAGTTTTTTCAATAAAGTAAACGAAAAAGGAAGAATAGAGTATGATGAAATTCCTGAACCAAACATTAAAATTACCAACAAAGAAATTGAAGAAACCTTAGCATTTATAAACAAACCAGATTCTATACCAGAATTGAATCTTATGGTAATGAAAGATGATGCTCCAAAGCGTAAAACATTCATTTTAAAAAGAGGTGAATACGATGCACCTACAGTAGAAGTAAATGCAGGAACTCCAGAAGCAGTTTTACCATTTACAGATGCTTTTCCAAAAAACAGATTAGGATTAACAGAATGGCTTTTTAATGATAATAACCCTTTAACAGCCAGAGTTGCTATCAATAGAATTTGGCAACAAATATTCGGAACAGGAATTGTTTCTACAGTAGACGATTTTGGAAACCAAGGTGCTTTGCCAACACATCCAGAATTATTAGATTGGTTAGCAGTTACTTTTAGAGAAGAAGGTTGGGATACTAAAAAAATGATTAAAATGATAGTGATGTCCAGCACTTACCAACAAAGTTCTAAAGTAACTCCAGAATTATTAGAATTAGATCCAAATAATTTATTGTTAGCACGAAGTTCTCGAAGTAAATTAACTGCAGAAATGATTAGAGATAACGCTTTAACTGTAAGTGGTTTATTAGTGGAGAAAATTGGTGGACCAAGTGTAAAACCATATCAACCAAAAGGATTGTGGGCAGAAACAACTTCAGGCCAAGGGCTTACAAAATACATTATGGATTCTGGAGAAGGCCAATACAGAAGAAGTTTATATACTTTTTGGAAACGCACAGTTCCACCACCATCTATGATAACTTTCGATGCTGCTTCAAGAGATTTATGCTCTGTAAAACGTCAAAAAACAAGCACGCCATTACAAGCTTTGGTAATGTTAAATGATCCTCAATTGATGGAAGCATCGAAACATTTATCAGAAAAAATATTGAAAAATAAAGATTGGAACGATACAGATAAAATAAAATATATTTTTAGAACGATAACATCTCGAACACCTAAAGAGGATGAGGTTGATAGTTTATTAGAATATTTAGAGTCCTCAAAAGAAGCATTTGAAACCACAAATAAGGCTACAAATGCTGAGGTAGATTCAACAAATAAAGAACATTATGCGTTTACAATATTAACAAGTTTATTATTTAATCTTGATGAAGCAATAGTTAAAGGATAA
- a CDS encoding glycoside hydrolase family 20 protein — MKFTYKYIVLILVITIFSCKKDRVFTMEDIQLIPKPAELNLEKGSFEFDKNTKFVINNDEQIQASEILASKFKTVANWDLEAVKEAPSSNYIQFILNNNLEKEAYKLNVNNDVIKIEASNFSGFLYGVETIRQLLPAEIESDTTVDNITWEIPNITITDAPRFKWRGLMLDVSRHFFEKEYVLKTIDRLAYLKMNTLHLHLVDDQGWRIEIKKYPKLTEVGAWRVDQENKPWDGRYTPKLGEKATYGGFYTQEDIKEIVAYAKRRGINVVPEIEMPAHVTSAIAAYPEFSCLEKPVTVPSGGLWPITDIYCAGKDSTFEFLQDVLTEVMDLFPSKYIHVGGDEATKTNWKTCKDCQKRMKTEGLHDVEELQSYFIKRMERFISSKGRVLIGWDEILEGGLAPGATVMSWRGVKGGLEASEQGHDVVMSPGTHCYFDHYQGPMDTEPLAWGGFTPISKVYKFDPVVETMTEEQAKHVLGGQANVWAEHIPTTSQSEYMIFPRLTALSEVLWSPKKDRSWNEFTPRLKEMFKRYDFQGINYAKSAYTISTETQVNDTTNVISVSLKNEFSDSDIRYVLNNASLDNEAIPYKEPIELKETTTIKTSVFKDDKPIGRVFEKTFNYHKAVGKKVTYLSKYSNSYKGAGANNMTNIIRGSKNFHDGQWQAWIGNDMEVVIDLEIPTEISKVSVGSTDNQGPGIYYPTKVEVLLSNDGKNFKRAGVINRALKVNPNIELKDFIVNFKSQKATFVKVIAKSVKKTPNGGGAWLFVDEIVVE; from the coding sequence ATGAAGTTTACCTATAAATACATTGTTTTAATTTTAGTAATTACAATATTTTCTTGTAAAAAAGACAGGGTTTTTACAATGGAAGATATTCAGTTAATTCCTAAACCAGCAGAATTAAATTTAGAAAAAGGAAGTTTTGAGTTCGATAAAAACACAAAATTTGTTATTAATAATGATGAGCAAATACAAGCTTCAGAAATTTTAGCAAGCAAGTTTAAAACCGTTGCAAATTGGGATTTAGAAGCCGTAAAAGAAGCGCCTTCTTCTAATTATATTCAATTTATATTAAATAACAATTTAGAAAAAGAAGCCTATAAACTAAATGTAAATAATGATGTAATTAAAATTGAAGCGAGTAATTTTTCAGGTTTTTTATATGGGGTTGAAACAATTCGTCAATTATTACCAGCAGAAATTGAAAGCGATACAACTGTTGATAATATCACTTGGGAAATTCCAAATATTACAATTACAGATGCTCCTCGTTTTAAATGGCGTGGATTAATGTTAGATGTTTCCAGACATTTTTTCGAAAAAGAATACGTTTTAAAAACAATAGATCGTTTGGCATATTTAAAAATGAACACACTCCATTTACATTTGGTAGACGACCAAGGATGGCGTATAGAAATTAAAAAGTATCCCAAATTAACAGAAGTTGGTGCTTGGAGAGTAGACCAAGAAAACAAACCTTGGGATGGTAGATATACACCGAAATTAGGCGAAAAAGCTACGTATGGCGGATTTTACACACAAGAAGATATTAAAGAAATTGTTGCATATGCGAAACGAAGAGGTATTAATGTGGTGCCAGAGATAGAAATGCCTGCACACGTTACCAGTGCAATTGCAGCGTATCCAGAGTTTTCTTGTTTAGAAAAACCAGTAACTGTTCCTTCTGGTGGATTGTGGCCAATTACAGATATTTATTGCGCAGGAAAAGATTCAACTTTTGAATTTTTACAAGATGTTTTAACGGAAGTTATGGATTTATTTCCATCAAAATATATTCATGTTGGTGGAGACGAAGCAACGAAAACCAACTGGAAAACTTGTAAAGATTGTCAAAAAAGAATGAAAACCGAAGGTTTGCATGATGTAGAGGAGTTACAAAGTTATTTTATAAAACGTATGGAACGTTTTATAAGTTCTAAAGGACGTGTATTAATTGGTTGGGACGAAATTCTAGAAGGAGGTTTAGCACCAGGAGCAACAGTTATGAGTTGGAGAGGTGTAAAAGGTGGTTTAGAAGCATCTGAACAAGGACATGATGTTGTTATGAGTCCAGGAACGCATTGTTATTTCGATCATTATCAAGGACCTATGGATACAGAACCTTTGGCTTGGGGCGGTTTTACTCCAATTAGTAAGGTTTATAAATTTGATCCTGTTGTAGAAACGATGACAGAAGAACAAGCGAAACATGTTTTAGGAGGGCAAGCCAATGTATGGGCAGAGCATATTCCAACAACTTCGCAATCGGAATATATGATTTTTCCAAGATTAACAGCATTGTCTGAAGTGCTTTGGAGTCCTAAGAAAGATAGAAGCTGGAACGAATTTACACCACGTTTAAAAGAAATGTTTAAGCGATACGATTTTCAAGGAATTAATTATGCTAAAAGTGCATATACCATTTCTACTGAAACTCAAGTGAATGATACTACAAACGTGATTTCTGTATCACTTAAAAATGAGTTTTCAGATTCAGATATTCGTTACGTGTTAAATAACGCATCATTAGATAACGAGGCTATTCCTTATAAAGAACCGATAGAATTAAAAGAAACTACTACCATAAAAACTTCTGTTTTTAAAGATGATAAACCAATAGGTAGAGTATTTGAAAAAACCTTTAATTATCATAAAGCAGTTGGTAAAAAAGTAACTTATTTATCAAAATACAGCAACAGTTATAAAGGTGCTGGTGCTAATAATATGACAAATATTATTAGAGGGTCTAAAAATTTTCATGATGGTCAATGGCAAGCTTGGATTGGTAATGATATGGAAGTTGTTATCGATTTAGAAATACCAACAGAAATTAGTAAAGTAAGCGTTGGTTCTACAGATAATCAGGGGCCAGGTATTTACTATCCAACAAAAGTAGAAGTTTTGCTTTCCAATGATGGGAAAAATTTTAAAAGAGCAGGTGTAATTAACAGAGCGTTAAAAGTAAACCCAAATATAGAACTTAAAGATTTTATTGTTAACTTTAAAAGTCAGAAAGCGACATTTGTAAAAGTGATTGCAAAGAGCGTTAAAAAAACACCAAATGGAGGTGGAGCTTGGTTATTTGTAGATGAGATTGTTGTAGAATAA
- a CDS encoding chitobiase/beta-hexosaminidase C-terminal domain-containing protein, producing MRLRAIFSVLALLLLNCKKNTEISFLQENQVRITQPRLIATNQLIDSVAILSANLKLEGTKIYYTENGEDPTEKSTAYTQPIKVFKPGVYKFKAYHADWKPSEIVEKVFYKRGLPIEKIEWATKPSQTYKGVGLSTLNNNQKASIDFKDEQWLGFDTIAKASLTLKNVTFVKSLNIGYLKDPGSWIFPPESIQVETSKDGIHFKSKTIEIQPLEKVSSVSIEYVDVEINEDVKFLRVGVRNTASIPDWHEGKGTKGWLFMDEWILK from the coding sequence ATGAGGCTAAGAGCAATATTTTCTGTTTTAGCGTTACTACTTTTAAATTGTAAAAAGAATACTGAAATTTCCTTTTTACAAGAAAATCAGGTTCGTATTACGCAACCAAGATTAATAGCAACCAATCAATTAATAGATTCTGTAGCAATCCTTTCTGCAAATTTAAAATTAGAAGGCACTAAAATTTATTACACAGAAAATGGTGAAGATCCAACTGAAAAATCTACAGCATATACCCAGCCCATAAAAGTTTTTAAACCGGGCGTTTATAAATTTAAAGCCTATCATGCAGATTGGAAACCAAGTGAAATTGTAGAAAAAGTATTTTATAAAAGAGGACTTCCAATTGAAAAAATCGAGTGGGCTACAAAACCAAGTCAAACTTATAAAGGTGTTGGTTTATCAACCTTAAACAATAACCAAAAAGCAAGTATCGATTTTAAAGACGAACAATGGTTAGGATTTGATACCATTGCAAAAGCGAGCTTGACTTTAAAAAATGTAACGTTTGTAAAATCCTTAAATATTGGGTATTTAAAAGATCCTGGATCTTGGATTTTTCCACCTGAAAGTATTCAAGTTGAAACCTCAAAAGATGGTATTCATTTTAAAAGTAAAACGATTGAAATTCAGCCTTTGGAAAAAGTATCGTCAGTTTCTATTGAATATGTAGATGTTGAAATAAATGAGGACGTTAAATTTTTACGAGTTGGAGTGAGAAACACAGCTTCCATTCCAGATTGGCATGAAGGAAAAGGCACAAAAGGATGGCTTTTTATGGATGAATGGATTTTAAAATAA
- a CDS encoding DUF1501 domain-containing protein has protein sequence MEELNKHFINNNRRHFLKKLGFGIGGLATASLLNPFGTFSGKEQLDSLGLNLPHFAPKAKRVIYLFQSGGPSQLDLFDYKPLLNKMRGQDLPDSVRNGQRLTGMTSGQDSFPLVGSNFKFKQYGESRAWVSDLMPYTAKIVDELCFIKSMHTEAINHDPAITFFQTGSQQAGRPSMGSWMSYGLGSLNENLPAFTVLLSRGTGRPFSQPLYSRLWGNGFLSSLHQGVQFRSGKDPVLYLKDPEGMTRGERRKMLDYISELNHKQEQEFGDPEINSRIAQYEMAYRMQTSVPSTMNVDDEPEHIIKMYGADSKTPGTYAANCLLARRLVEKDVRFVQLYHMGWDQHFDLPSQIEKQAKDIDQATAALILDLKQRGLLEDTLVVWGGEFGRTNYSQGTLTDTNYGRDHHPKCFTMFMAGGGVKPGFTYGETDEFGYNIVKDPMHVHDLQATIMNQMGIDHTKFTHKHQGRRFRLTDVSGHVINDILT, from the coding sequence ATGGAAGAACTAAACAAACATTTTATCAATAATAACAGAAGGCATTTTTTAAAAAAGCTTGGTTTTGGAATTGGTGGTTTAGCAACAGCTTCCTTATTAAATCCTTTTGGAACTTTTTCAGGAAAAGAGCAATTAGATTCTTTAGGTTTAAACTTGCCTCATTTTGCACCAAAAGCAAAACGTGTTATTTATCTTTTTCAAAGTGGTGGACCATCTCAGTTAGATCTTTTCGATTATAAGCCATTGCTTAATAAAATGAGAGGTCAAGATTTGCCAGATTCCGTTAGAAATGGACAACGTTTAACAGGAATGACTTCTGGGCAAGATAGTTTTCCTTTGGTGGGAAGTAATTTTAAATTCAAACAATATGGAGAATCTCGTGCTTGGGTTAGCGATTTAATGCCATACACTGCAAAAATTGTAGATGAACTTTGTTTTATCAAATCGATGCATACAGAAGCGATCAATCACGATCCAGCAATAACATTTTTTCAAACAGGTTCGCAACAAGCAGGAAGACCAAGTATGGGCTCGTGGATGAGTTACGGATTGGGAAGTTTAAATGAAAATTTACCAGCATTTACAGTTTTATTATCCAGAGGAACAGGTCGTCCTTTTTCTCAACCTTTATACTCACGTTTATGGGGAAATGGATTTTTAAGTTCGTTGCATCAAGGAGTACAATTTAGATCAGGGAAAGACCCAGTTTTGTATTTGAAAGATCCAGAAGGCATGACACGTGGTGAACGTAGAAAAATGTTAGATTATATAAGTGAATTGAACCACAAACAAGAACAAGAGTTTGGCGATCCAGAAATAAATAGTAGAATCGCGCAATATGAAATGGCATATCGCATGCAAACCTCTGTTCCATCAACTATGAATGTAGATGATGAGCCAGAACATATCATTAAAATGTATGGAGCAGATTCTAAAACACCAGGAACGTATGCTGCAAATTGTTTGTTGGCAAGACGTCTGGTAGAAAAAGACGTTCGTTTTGTGCAATTGTATCACATGGGATGGGATCAACATTTCGATTTACCTTCACAAATAGAAAAGCAAGCCAAAGATATAGATCAGGCAACTGCAGCTTTAATTTTAGATTTAAAACAAAGAGGTTTGTTAGAAGATACACTTGTAGTTTGGGGTGGCGAATTCGGACGAACAAATTACAGTCAAGGTACGCTTACAGATACCAATTATGGAAGAGATCATCATCCAAAATGCTTTACCATGTTTATGGCTGGTGGAGGTGTAAAACCAGGATTTACGTATGGAGAAACCGATGAATTTGGTTATAATATTGTAAAAGATCCAATGCACGTGCACGATTTACAAGCTACAATTATGAATCAAATGGGAATAGATCACACAAAATTTACACACAAACACCAAGGAAGACGTTTTAGATTAACAGATGTTTCTGGACACGTTATTAACGATATTTTAACCTAA
- a CDS encoding c-type cytochrome domain-containing protein, translated as MVFTLILTVVIVSISESSRLVLFLGRFHPLILHLPIGALILTLFIDIVGRINNNYPKQTVQYALGFSAFFAVLACYLGYFLSFEGGYDKDTLDTHLWLGVVSAILIIGLFLFSKVEHKKASRLFFPAFIITFIVISFAGHYGSVLTHGSDFLTQYAKVPQKAKVIKNIDSLDIYKDVVHKILDGKCIQCHNPTKRKGELALNSSENILKGGENGAVIEKGNASNSLIYTSLFLPISDKKHMPPEGKPQLTKEEVRLVEYWINNQAHFNEKVANLPKNDTLNKMLAKYLVFEEIKIEEASISAINEAKEAGFSVLKLVPNQPELSVKFQKGEITDDGLKTLNNLNEQIIELDLSNTALTDNMISDLKEFKNLQKLSLNNTKITDKSLANFHNSKRLKVLNLYNTGITNKGLDAFLKHVVPEDIYIWETEVEKDFIAKLESEYKTNLHAGVADGFVEITKLESPTFLTDENLFVDSLTVKLVSKIKNVKTYYTIDGSEPDSTSLKYKDIIFLKNSAHLKLRGFKNGWLPSNIVEKGFFKIKYEVENYNLVNQPDARYPGGSKLFDLKQGGDSFKDGSWAGFTGDNIDVTIDMETIKEIDKISVNCLENTVNWIFFPKKVTVYSSTNKNTGFKKIRELKINRKGKHGEGTIIKSYTVDIPKTKTQFIRVVVENYKALPKWHEGAGKDAWLFVDEILIH; from the coding sequence TTGGTTTTCACATTAATACTAACGGTTGTTATCGTTAGTATTAGTGAGTCTTCAAGGTTGGTTTTGTTTTTAGGAAGATTCCATCCATTAATTTTACACTTGCCAATTGGCGCATTAATATTAACGTTATTTATTGATATTGTTGGAAGAATAAACAATAATTATCCAAAACAAACAGTACAATATGCACTTGGGTTTTCGGCCTTTTTTGCAGTTTTAGCTTGCTATTTGGGCTATTTTTTATCTTTTGAAGGTGGTTATGATAAAGATACTTTAGACACTCATTTATGGTTAGGAGTTGTTTCAGCAATTTTAATAATTGGTCTTTTTCTATTCAGTAAAGTTGAACATAAAAAAGCGTCAAGATTGTTTTTTCCTGCATTTATTATCACATTTATAGTAATAAGTTTTGCAGGACATTATGGAAGTGTATTAACGCACGGAAGCGATTTTTTGACTCAATATGCAAAAGTTCCACAGAAAGCGAAAGTTATTAAAAACATAGATAGTTTAGATATTTATAAAGATGTTGTTCATAAAATATTAGATGGAAAATGTATTCAATGTCATAATCCCACAAAAAGAAAAGGTGAATTGGCTTTAAATTCTTCAGAAAATATTTTAAAAGGAGGCGAAAACGGCGCTGTTATCGAAAAAGGAAATGCGAGTAATAGTTTAATTTATACGAGTTTGTTTTTACCAATTTCAGATAAAAAACACATGCCTCCAGAAGGGAAGCCTCAATTAACAAAAGAAGAAGTGAGGCTCGTAGAATATTGGATAAATAATCAGGCGCATTTTAATGAAAAAGTTGCCAACCTACCTAAAAATGATACTTTAAATAAAATGCTTGCAAAGTATCTTGTTTTTGAAGAAATTAAAATTGAAGAAGCTTCTATAAGTGCTATTAATGAAGCAAAAGAAGCTGGTTTTTCAGTTTTAAAATTAGTTCCAAATCAGCCAGAGCTTAGTGTGAAGTTTCAAAAAGGAGAAATCACAGACGATGGTTTAAAAACATTAAATAATCTTAACGAGCAAATTATTGAGTTAGATTTAAGTAATACTGCTTTAACGGATAATATGATTTCAGATTTAAAGGAGTTTAAAAATCTTCAGAAGTTATCTTTAAACAATACAAAAATTACAGACAAATCCTTGGCGAATTTCCACAATTCTAAAAGACTTAAAGTATTGAATTTATACAACACAGGAATCACAAATAAAGGATTAGATGCTTTTCTAAAACACGTAGTTCCAGAAGATATTTATATTTGGGAAACTGAGGTGGAAAAAGACTTTATCGCTAAATTAGAATCCGAATATAAAACAAATTTACATGCAGGTGTCGCAGACGGATTTGTGGAAATTACCAAATTAGAATCTCCAACTTTTCTTACTGATGAAAACCTTTTTGTGGATTCACTTACAGTTAAATTAGTTTCAAAAATTAAAAACGTAAAAACGTATTATACGATTGATGGTTCTGAACCAGATTCCACTTCTTTAAAATATAAGGATATAATTTTTTTGAAAAACTCTGCACATTTAAAATTAAGAGGATTCAAAAATGGGTGGTTGCCAAGTAATATCGTTGAAAAAGGATTTTTTAAGATAAAATACGAAGTTGAAAATTATAATTTAGTAAATCAGCCAGATGCCAGATATCCAGGAGGCTCGAAATTATTCGATTTAAAACAAGGAGGCGATTCTTTTAAAGATGGAAGTTGGGCAGGTTTTACAGGAGATAATATCGATGTTACTATTGATATGGAAACCATAAAGGAGATCGATAAAATTTCTGTAAATTGCTTAGAAAATACAGTCAATTGGATATTTTTCCCTAAAAAAGTAACTGTTTATTCTTCAACAAATAAAAATACTGGGTTCAAAAAAATAAGAGAATTAAAAATCAACAGAAAAGGGAAACATGGAGAGGGTACAATTATAAAATCCTACACAGTTGACATCCCAAAAACAAAAACACAATTTATAAGAGTCGTTGTAGAAAACTACAAAGCGCTTCCAAAATGGCATGAAGGTGCTGGTAAAGATGCATGGCTTTTTGTAGATGAAATTTTAATACATTAA
- a CDS encoding 6-bladed beta-propeller has protein sequence MSRRAFLKQSSCASLGILLAPMYRNAFHFNNEKDVIIGHNSHQYKVNMNWGNLDPLKTPVKDCHEIVQDSKGRIVLLTNHTKNNIIIYDKSGKLIETWGTQYPGGHGLTLCKENGEDFLLITDYERHQIIKTTMDGKVVFEVDYPADTGKYNSKEEFKPTETTVLENGDFYVADGYGNQYITHYNHKGELQNIFGGKGTGDSQFLNAHGICYDNRDKNNPSLLISAREMNVLKRFSLDGKYLSSIEVPGALICRPVIHKNDIYFAVLKSKKAPNSDSGFLLIMDENNKVVSCPGATAPTYNNSNLEELYQTIRLFQYPHDVCIDDDENIYVAQWNSGQTYPIKLTRV, from the coding sequence ATGAGTCGTAGAGCATTTTTAAAACAATCTTCTTGTGCTTCATTAGGCATTTTATTAGCGCCTATGTATCGCAATGCTTTTCATTTTAATAATGAAAAAGATGTAATTATTGGGCACAATTCTCATCAATATAAAGTGAACATGAATTGGGGGAATTTAGATCCTCTAAAAACACCTGTAAAAGATTGTCATGAAATTGTACAAGATTCTAAAGGACGCATTGTTTTATTAACCAATCACACGAAAAACAATATTATTATTTACGATAAATCAGGTAAACTAATTGAAACTTGGGGCACACAATATCCAGGAGGTCATGGTTTAACGTTGTGTAAAGAAAATGGAGAAGATTTTTTGTTGATTACAGATTATGAAAGACATCAAATCATAAAAACAACGATGGATGGCAAAGTCGTTTTTGAGGTCGATTATCCAGCAGATACAGGGAAGTACAACAGCAAAGAAGAATTTAAACCAACTGAAACTACGGTTTTAGAAAATGGCGATTTTTATGTGGCAGATGGTTATGGAAACCAATATATAACACATTATAATCACAAAGGAGAATTGCAAAATATCTTTGGAGGAAAAGGAACAGGCGATTCTCAATTTTTAAATGCACACGGAATTTGTTACGATAATAGAGATAAAAACAATCCTTCACTTTTAATTTCTGCAAGAGAAATGAATGTGCTAAAAAGGTTTAGTTTAGATGGTAAATATTTATCGTCCATAGAAGTTCCAGGTGCATTAATTTGCAGACCAGTAATTCATAAAAACGATATTTATTTTGCAGTTTTAAAATCGAAAAAAGCACCCAATAGCGATTCTGGTTTTTTATTGATTATGGACGAAAATAATAAAGTAGTTTCTTGTCCTGGAGCAACAGCACCAACTTATAACAACAGCAATTTAGAAGAATTATATCAAACGATACGATTGTTTCAATATCCACATGATGTGTGTATAGATGATGATGAAAATATCTATGTAGCACAATGGAATTCAGGACAAACCTATCCAATAAAACTAACAAGAGTATGA